One stretch of Nocardia mangyaensis DNA includes these proteins:
- a CDS encoding siderophore-interacting protein, whose product MGTETVRRPTMAYVSLRVRRMRRLTPRMVRITLLGDDPAALVDVGPDQYTKVFFPLPGQQRPVVPPPLDADSGVMSWYQQYLAMPDDTRPPMRTYTVRAVRPELGELDIDFVLHPEHAGPASEWASRAAAGDEIGFLCPPHALYSPQAGAAWQLLVGDETAIPAIGAIVEQLGCGTTLRAFVEVAGVEDEQRFQTSGDVRIEWVPRGDRARGEAVVDAVRAAEFPDGAPYAWISGESDLVKFTRRHLVRDRAIDKQSITFTGYWRKGRTEEDNGREKVRRAAAGEPLVEED is encoded by the coding sequence ATGGGAACTGAGACTGTGCGACGTCCGACCATGGCCTACGTGTCGCTGCGGGTGCGGCGAATGCGGCGGCTGACCCCGCGCATGGTGCGGATCACGCTGCTCGGTGACGACCCCGCCGCGCTCGTCGATGTGGGGCCCGACCAGTACACGAAGGTGTTCTTTCCGCTGCCGGGCCAGCAACGGCCGGTGGTGCCGCCGCCGCTGGACGCCGACTCGGGGGTGATGAGCTGGTATCAGCAGTATCTGGCCATGCCCGACGACACCCGTCCGCCGATGCGCACCTATACGGTCCGGGCCGTGCGCCCTGAACTCGGTGAGCTCGACATCGACTTCGTCCTGCACCCCGAGCACGCCGGACCCGCTTCGGAATGGGCGTCGCGCGCCGCTGCCGGTGACGAGATCGGGTTCCTGTGCCCGCCGCACGCGCTCTACAGCCCGCAGGCCGGTGCCGCCTGGCAGCTGCTGGTCGGTGACGAGACGGCGATCCCGGCGATCGGCGCGATCGTCGAACAGCTCGGGTGCGGTACCACCCTGCGTGCGTTCGTCGAGGTCGCCGGCGTCGAGGACGAGCAGCGGTTCCAGACCAGCGGTGATGTGCGGATCGAGTGGGTGCCTCGCGGCGACCGGGCGCGCGGCGAGGCTGTGGTCGACGCCGTGCGCGCCGCCGAATTCCCCGACGGTGCGCCCTACGCCTGGATCTCCGGCGAATCGGACCTGGTGAAGTTCACCCGGCGCCACCTCGTCCGAGACCGCGCGATCGACAAGCAGTCGATCACCTTCACCGGCTACTGGCGCAAGGGGCGCACCGAGGAAGACAACGGTCGCGAGAAGGTGCGCCGCGCCGCCGCGGGCGAGCCGCTCGTCGAGGAGGACTGA
- a CDS encoding PDR/VanB family oxidoreductase: MISAIVRIRSISYEAEGVLSFVLIDPAGAPLPPWEPGAHVDVVLPDGVVRQYSLCGDPGDRDSYRIAVLLEEQGRGGSAWLHEKVRPGTLLEIREPRNNFPLAAADRYVLIAGGIGITPLLPMMRELDRRGAAWQLHYGGRSAARMAFAGELAAYGERVRRYPQDECGLIPLAEILDPVATGTLVYCCGPEPLLDAVEKSCAPDVLRVERFHPREIETGPDRPMTVVLRRSGRTIEVPAEETVLDALERAGADVLWSCREGTCATCETPVLEGEIDHRDSILTPQERESGETMMICVSRARTDRLVLDA, encoded by the coding sequence GTGATCAGCGCGATTGTGCGAATTCGGTCCATTTCCTACGAGGCAGAAGGCGTGTTGTCTTTTGTGCTCATCGACCCGGCGGGGGCACCGTTGCCGCCCTGGGAACCGGGGGCGCATGTGGATGTGGTGCTGCCCGATGGGGTGGTGCGGCAGTACTCCCTGTGTGGTGATCCCGGCGACCGGGACAGCTATCGGATCGCGGTGCTGTTGGAAGAGCAGGGGCGGGGTGGATCGGCGTGGTTGCACGAGAAGGTGCGCCCGGGCACGCTGCTCGAGATCCGGGAGCCGCGCAACAACTTTCCCCTGGCCGCCGCCGACCGGTATGTGCTGATCGCGGGTGGGATCGGGATCACCCCGCTGCTGCCGATGATGCGTGAGCTCGACCGGCGTGGTGCCGCCTGGCAGCTGCACTACGGGGGGCGCAGTGCAGCGCGGATGGCCTTCGCCGGTGAGTTGGCGGCCTACGGCGAACGGGTGCGCCGCTACCCTCAGGACGAGTGCGGGCTGATCCCGCTGGCCGAGATCCTCGATCCGGTGGCGACAGGCACCCTCGTCTACTGCTGTGGTCCCGAGCCGCTGCTCGACGCGGTCGAGAAGTCCTGCGCTCCGGATGTGTTGCGAGTGGAGCGATTTCACCCCAGGGAGATCGAGACCGGCCCCGACCGTCCGATGACAGTGGTCCTGCGCCGCTCCGGCCGGACCATCGAGGTTCCCGCGGAGGAGACGGTCCTCGACGCGCTCGAGCGCGCCGGTGCCGATGTGCTGTGGTCGTGCCGGGAGGGTACCTGCGCGACCTGCGAGACCCCGGTCCTCGAGGGCGAGATCGACCACCGCGACTCGATCCTGACCCCGCAGGAGCGGGAATCGGGCGAAACCATGATGATCTGCGTCTCCCGGGCCCGCACGGATCGTCTCGTGCTCGACGCCTGA
- a CDS encoding NAD(P)/FAD-dependent oxidoreductase, whose product MHDVIVVGARCAGATVAMLLARRGYRVLCVDQASFPRDAVSTHMLRQGGLARLRDWGLLDRLIATGCTPITSITMSYGDARFAGFADPIDGIAETYAPRRIVLDALLQDAARAAGVDLREGITVLDLVREGETVTGIVGRDRDGHLVTEHARLVIGADGYASTVAKLTGAEKYEVIAGETFTAYSYWTGLDIQSQLRIGDEQAVGGWPTHDGKTLIWCVQYVDRFAEFRTDVERNFHLAFKETAPDLAELLDSGERAERFTIARYPENFYRESHGPGWALVGDAGYHKDPFTGLGISDAFTYADLLAERAHEGLSGARPLSEALADYQAQRDKSSKPMYRFTCESSRLVLPDKHVEVMRALPSSPAHTTQWFRMMAGGLSGREFFAEANMRALFDAAGRKSS is encoded by the coding sequence GTGCACGATGTCATTGTCGTAGGGGCGCGCTGCGCTGGTGCCACGGTCGCGATGCTGCTCGCGCGGCGCGGCTACCGCGTGCTCTGCGTCGATCAGGCGAGCTTTCCCCGGGATGCCGTCTCGACCCACATGCTGCGCCAAGGCGGTCTCGCGCGATTGCGTGACTGGGGCCTGCTCGACCGGCTGATCGCCACCGGCTGTACGCCGATCACCTCGATCACCATGTCCTACGGGGACGCCCGGTTCGCCGGCTTCGCCGACCCGATCGACGGCATCGCCGAGACCTACGCGCCGCGGCGCATCGTGCTCGACGCGCTGCTCCAGGACGCGGCCCGCGCGGCCGGAGTCGACCTGCGCGAGGGGATCACCGTGCTCGACTTGGTGCGCGAGGGCGAGACCGTCACCGGGATCGTCGGGCGCGACCGCGACGGTCACCTCGTCACCGAGCACGCCCGCCTCGTCATCGGCGCCGACGGGTACGCCTCGACCGTCGCCAAGCTCACCGGTGCCGAGAAGTACGAGGTGATCGCAGGGGAGACCTTCACCGCGTACTCCTACTGGACCGGCCTGGACATCCAGAGCCAGTTGCGCATCGGCGACGAGCAGGCGGTCGGCGGATGGCCGACCCATGACGGCAAGACCCTGATCTGGTGCGTGCAGTACGTCGACCGGTTCGCCGAATTCCGCACCGACGTCGAACGCAACTTCCACCTGGCGTTCAAGGAGACCGCCCCCGACCTGGCCGAACTACTCGATTCCGGCGAACGCGCCGAGCGGTTCACCATCGCCCGCTATCCGGAGAATTTCTACCGTGAATCACATGGCCCCGGTTGGGCGCTGGTCGGCGACGCCGGCTACCACAAGGACCCGTTCACCGGTCTCGGCATCAGCGACGCGTTCACCTACGCCGACCTGCTCGCCGAGCGGGCACACGAGGGCCTGTCCGGTGCGCGACCACTGAGCGAAGCGCTCGCCGATTACCAGGCGCAGCGGGACAAGTCGAGCAAGCCGATGTACCGGTTCACCTGTGAGTCCTCGCGATTGGTCCTGCCGGACAAGCACGTCGAGGTGATGCGGGCGTTGCCCAGCAGCCCGGCACACACCACGCAGTGGTTCCGGATGATGGCCGGTGGGCTCAGCGGTCGCGAGTTCTTCGCCGAGGCGAACATGCGGGCCCTGTTCGACGCGGCGGGCCGGAAATCGTCGTGA